The Cygnus olor isolate bCygOlo1 chromosome 13, bCygOlo1.pri.v2, whole genome shotgun sequence DNA segment ccagagcagagcagcagcttgttCCTGGCTCAACGCGGGGGTCTCCCCACGGTGCATTCGATTTCCTCACTTGCCCTCGGACATAACATTTCCCACGATTAAAACAGCCTcactgcctccctggggctctgcTCAGCCTTACCCTGTGCGCACACCAGCTCCTGGACCCGAGGCACGTGCGGGGCTGGTGTTGGGGTCGGTCCTTTCCATGCCCAAGTCAGCAGGGCTGGTTTGTGATGTGCTGAGACCGCAGTCCTCACCGGGTCCTGTTTTGCTGCTTGGTGCTCTCGTTAGGAGCCGGGGATGCAGGAGGGGCGGTGCTGATTTCTGCCTGTGCCCCCAGTTGTGACTGGGGAGAAAGTGCCTCCCTCGTGTGTGTTTGCTGcctggtgggagcagggagcccACAGCATCCTGCGGTGCCTGCAGTGATGGTTGCTGttgggagaagggggagggagcCATCAGGGAGGTGTTTTGTGATCTCCTAGATCCCTTTGGAAAGGGAGCAAGGCTCGTGGTGGTCCTGCATGTGATGTAAGTCACTTTGGAACCACCAGAGGTGCTCGCAGGACTTTAAGCAGTGGGGATGCTCCTTCGTCCTGGAGGCGACCTGTCTGGTGCCTGCCCCAGAGGAGGGATGCAGGCACAAAGAGGCTGCGGACGTGCCAAacctcccctctgcctgccccgAACCTCTCTGTCCTCTCTGGCCCTCTCTCTGGGGCTCTTGTCCTCCAGAGCAGGCGGGGGAATTGAGACCCCACTGTCCTCCAGGCTGCTCTGGTGGGCAGAGCACGGGGTGGCCGTGGCCGCGGTGTGGAGGGCGTGCTGGGAGAGGCGGCTGCAGGGCTGAGAACCGACTGATCGTGCCACAGCCGGGGATGCTGGTgggacaggagcagggctgaACCCTGCCGTGCCTGACCCCTCGGTGGTCCCAGTGCCCGGGCAGGGCACAGCCACGTGCTTTGCTGTGGGAGCAGCGTGTCCCCTATTCCTAGGCAGCCGCTTTTGGGGTCCACACAACAGGGCTGTCCAGTAATGTCTCTAATTTCCCAGTAATGTCTGATGGGCTGCGAAGGGGgttctgctccccagccccccagaCTAGCCCAGAagctcccagcactgccacccCGCGGGGTTTACCCCAGCACCAGTCTCCACCAGCACCAAAAGGCCGCTGTACGTCCGTGGGCCGCCCGTGTCCCGCTCGGTCCCAGCGATGTCTCGCAGCAGGTCCCTCAGCCCAACGTGGCCGTTTCTGGGGCAGGATACAGGCCCATGGGGGCTGCGGCTGCCGGCACCTcgtcccttccccagccttcACTCTGCCTTTCGGCCTTAGTGTGTGGGGGCTATGGGAAGACCTGGCACGAACGCCAGGGTCAGAGCTGGAAAAGACCAGAGGGAGACAGAGGGGCACTCTCGGATCCTCTGTCTTCGATGTGCGGTCGTTATCCTTGCGGTTTGTATTCTGTAAAACTTGGtatatttctgtgcaaaaaggtatttattaaaaaacCCTCACTGTCTGAGTGGCACAGGGTGACTTTTTCCCCAAACCGGGACAGGGGTGTCTGGCTGGGTGCAGTTGGGCTTGCGTCTCGGGGCTGAGCTCTGCGGGGCGATGGAGGCGGCTGTGGGGTGGTGGCACCAAGGCCCCCGCACgcaccctgcagcacagccccaacCAGGTCCTCTGCAGGGTGGGCACGGGTTGGAGACCGGGGTGTGCAGCCATGGGGCTGGGAACGGCACCCCACTTCGGGCAGGGGCTTCCCCGGGCAGGGGGTGCAGCTCTGGGGAGATGGAGGGCGTCCTGCGGGCCCCGGGAGGGAGGTGAAGTGCGGAGGGATTTCCCAAAGGCTAGGGGGGGGTTCGGGCACCCGGCTCGTCTCGATGTACCTCTGCGCGCTCCTAAACCTCTTAGATAATCCCCTTTAAATAGCAAGACTAGGGCAGCGTGGGATTTATTTTAAGCCCTTTCAAAACTGGATTTTGATGGTCGGGCCTTGCGCTCCGTCCCCATTCAGAAGCGTTTAAGACCGCCGCTCATCCCAAACGGATCGTTTTGTCGCTGCAGACTCCACTGAGAGGCAGAAGAGATTAGCTCGGGCACAGCTCGGTGCCGGGCGGCCGCAGCCTCCGCGGCTTCCCCACAGGAACCGGGGGGCTCTGGGGacgtgctggggctggcttgGGGTCCCACAGCGAGGTGGGCCGAGCCCTGTGGGAGGATGTGCGGGGTTGTTGGCCCGCAGACCCCCCTGTGCTGCGTGCACGGGGACGGGAGGGAGCCGGTGTGGCTCCTGGGTTCGCTTTGGTCCCCCCAGGTTTTGAGCTCGCCCCCCGGGGTCGCTACATGGGACCAGGGCAGAAGCTTTGGGTAACGCCCGCGGGGGAGCCCCCAGGGCTGCCATCTTCCTGCCCACCGCACAGCGGCCCAaaggtgccagcagcagggcctcCCTCGGTGCCCGGGGAGCAGGCCTGCGGCCCAGCGGGGCTGTCGCCTGTCGCCTGTCGCCTGTCGCGGGGAAGGCGGCGCCCGAGCAGCGCCCGGCGGCGGCTTTAAGCGCGCCCCGGCAGGCTGCCAAGGGGGGAGGGCTTTGTCCCGCCTGCCGTCGCCTCCCGCCGGCCGCCCGggcaggaagagctgctgcttccaggtTGGGAAATCGCTTAAAcggctaaaaaataaaataataataataataaaagtgccccccccccccccctcccagctccgCCCCGAGCTGCCCCCCGCACGCAGCGGAACGGGCGGGAGGAggcgggcgcgggggggggggcggcctcCACAGCCCCTCGGCGGGGCAGGGAACGGGAGGCGAGGCCTCTCCGGCCTCCAGCAGGGGGctgctgaccccccccccccccggggcagccctGCCGGAGGGGCgcctgggctgggcaggggggcCGGGAGGCTGCgggtttcccccccccccgggggggccgtGCTCGGCTCCGCCCGAAGCCGCCCCTCGCTGCACAGGCAGCGCGGAGGCCGGGACGGGCTCGGGGCTGCTTGGCAGGAGGTGCAAACAGCCCCGGAGAAAGTCAAAGGAGGAAATCCGGCCGTTTGAGCGCTTTATTCTGACGGGTTTTgacagcttttatttgtttatttgtttttttatggtCCTAGGGGCTTGGACGCTCAGAGcctgcttctccctcccctccctgtgctcctggagctgcagcagctggccaAGGGGCCGGGCGCCCCGTGCAGGTTTCTCCTGTGGGATCGGTGCCTTTAGGGACAGCCCCAGGATTAACGCCCCCCTCCCGGTGTGGGGCAGCCAGCTCCCAcgaggctgggggctgctgtgccCCCAAAACCACGTCCCATGGTGCCTCTCCGGGCAGAGCCGGCTTGCAGGGACGGAAACTGCCGCGGATGACGCCAGACAACTTTCTgtctctttaattaaaaaagctttttaacgATGGAGGAGGAGAGAACAGAGGGAGGTGATCGCTGGAAGTGCTGATTGTTGCAGGCACGGAGCCGGTTCTGCCGCCCTCGTGGGCCTGGAGTTACGgggcctggctgctggggccgTGGGATGGGATCGGGGATCGGGGCCGTGTCTCCTGCGGTCCACAGGGCTCCAGGAGGTAGCAGGGCGCTGGGACgagggcaggagaggaggcagcacTGGGTGGCCGTGGCCGCTGCCGGCTGGTGTGAGCGGCCTGGTGGGCTGGAAATGCAGAGACCTGGGTGCTAAAAATAGACCCCGACGTGGTCAAAGAAGGCAGGGCCCTTGCACGCTCCAGCTCCTTGCCGCCTCCTGTTCTCCCCCTCCAggctttgaagatgaaaaacttcccttcccccagctgcctgggctgtgcAGGGGGCAGGCAGCCCCTTCTGCGGTGGAGATTTCACCCTAGAAGCAAAGGGGGGGCCCGTCTGCGGCATGGGgctgtgcttttcctttccctcatgGAGGGCGGCTGGTGTCCGACAGCTCTGCTTCAGGCACATCCTATTCAGCTTCTGGTTGTCCGGGCAGTAGAGGAGATGTGTGGGAATGGGATATAGCCCTAGGGGATCCGGTGGTGGAAGCGTGTGTGGAGTCAGTTTAGTCCTCAGTTTTTCCGGTGGTGACCTGGAATTTTATCACCAAagcatgtgttttgtttttagaaaaccTCGCTTTTCCTCTAAGGTGTGTGAACACAAAAATGTATTCCTAGGTCTCCGAAAAACTTTACTTCTGGATGGAAAGCCCATAGGAGCTGTCTTTATTGCTGTTTCTGCCTGTGTTTAACTGCCTTACAGCACGAGCCTTGTCCCCGTGCAGGTGCCAGTTTTGAAGACCCGCTTGCTACCGCTTTCTCTCagtctgctgctttctttctccctgtgtGAAACCCCAGGCCCCTCTGGTTCATCCTGCATGGCCGTGGGCAGGCGCCGGCGGCAATCTGAGGAAAACGAAAAAGATGTGGCCGTTCTGGGGACTGGACCGAGCCCGCTGTGACCTGCTCTTCACCGAAGCCATCAATCAAAGGATGCAGGTCCCCAGCAGGCTGAAGGTGGCAGACAGCTACAGCCCTGTGGACGAGGAGCCCGCAGCCGAGgatcttcctccttcctttcgGATGCACATCCCTGAGAGGATCTCTCTTGCAGGTAATGTCCCAGGTTGTCTTTTGGGGCGGCTGAAGTTTGGTGAGGCTCTTTAATATTTTAGGGGGCAGGATTGTTTTTAAAGCCCTCCCTCCGCATCTCTTACAGTTCCCTCTTGGTCTTTGGTAAACTCCCTGCTTTGAGATGCAGAGATATATGGCCctgctttgaaaaacatttccccAAACTTGCTTTCCTGGAGCGGTGTGGCTTTTCGGTTCTCACCTCTCCAGGCTGTCCCACTACTCGTGTCTGCGGGATGTGCTTTTGATGTGCATCTGTTAACTCTGGACAGTGAGTTGGCTCTCCAACATGGGAGGATCCCTCCTCCCCCCTGTCCTGGGGACAATGGGGTATGTTCAGGTTTGTTTAAcgcttccctctctcctctctgtaGAAATATCAGATGCCGGTCTGAGGCCcatcctgctggagcagcaaagGAAGGTCCCCTCTGTTGTGTGGCACGCGTCCGCAGACTCCTCAGCTCAGCCCGCCGCCCCAGGGGAGATCCCTTTTCAGCACGTAGCTGGCAGACCGAGCTCCCAGAAGCGCAGACGACTGGTACTGTGTCGAGAGCAGCCGGGCTTGCCTGTCGTGGTGGTGGGGGGCATCCCAGCGGTTGTTTTTCTCTGGAGGTCTGTTACCAGCCCAAGCCAGAGCCATTTTCCAGCGTGCTACCTCCTCCCCACAGAGGGTGCTAGCAGCAATGGTGTAGTGGGACCTGTTTCTACCCCATAATCAGTACACAGTCCCACACTGGGTCATCAGTTCAGCCAGATCTTCTACTGCATTTTATGAGCAGGAGATGGGCTGAAGTAGGTGCAGTCCCCTGCAACCTCCTTCTGGTACTTTTGAAATCCCTTTTCAATCACTGTTTCTCCTGGATGAAGTATAAGATGgagctgtttctgcagcagaaagggTTGTGGTGTTGGAgctgaaagcagattttgacCTAGTGGGAAACTAATTCAAAGAGATGCCTCTGACTTGAGTAGAGAAAGGCATGTTTTGaatgctggagctgctgctctgccttctcAAGTGCTTTCACCTCCCTAAAATTCAGGAGCCATTCCTGGATGTATCACGTTCAGGTCTTTCTCTCCAGAATACACCTTCTTTGCTGACCCTGTCCTGCTCCAGGCACATCTTCCCATCTGCTCCAGCATCATCTAGCCGGGCTGGGGCTTGTGCAGTGCCACTGAGCATTTCCCTCGTGCTGGTGGGGTCCTCACCCTGCAGACTGCCCAGGGCATGGGGCTGGGCTCGCCCTGTGCACGCTTTGCCCTAACGCAGCTGTGTTTGATGCCCACAGGGCCACAACAGCGGCAGGTCACGGCGGGAGAGGATTCCGAGTGACTACACCCAGCTGGCCTTGCACAGCCCGGGCCAGCACCACGAGCGGTGAGCACGAACCCAGAGCAGtttggggtgggcaggggcagcgTCTCCTGGGGTCCGTGGTGCTTTGGTTTGGTGTTCCCTGTTGGTGCCCCGAGGTGTGGCGGATCCAGATCAGGGCTGGTCCCGTTAAGAGGACGTTAAGAGGAAAGCGGCCTCTGGTGTTGGTAGGGAGAGGTTCATGCCAGGCAGCATTggaaggcagctgtgctggtcCCCGGGGTGATGTGCTGCCCTCTGAGACACGCAGGACAGCGTGACCCCACTTGCAGCTCGGGGCAGCGCTCTTGGTCCTTGCCTGGCCATTGGGCCACCAGGATGGTGCTGCCCCTGCTTTGGCTGGTCCCAGTCTCTCCAGCTCTTCCCATCTTCCTCCCAGTGCCTCCTGACTTGCTCTCCTGCTCCAACACTGGTGCCAGGGCTTAACTGAGTTTCTGCGTGGACTGCTGAAGCTTGCAGTGCCTTACAGCCAGGGTGGGCTAAGAGCATActtgtttttcagctctttgaGCATACCTTGTGAGCAGGAAGGGGTTTAAGTTGGTCCTTTCTTCGTGGTCTTGGGCTCTGGATTCAGTGGAGAAAATTCTTTAGCTTAAACCAGAGCAGAGTCGTCAAGAAGTCAAGGTCTGTccgggggaggcaggagaggtgCGATGGTGAAGGTCTGCTTATCGTGCAGCCGTGGCTGGCTTTGGAGGAGTCGAGAGACTGCCTCTGCgcctgggctgctggaggggcttCTCCCACCTGCTGACGTGGAGGTCTGGGTGCCGCTGGCGTTGCCCTGAGATGCTTGGAGCAGCCGTAGGGACGAAGGGCCCCGTCAGCCCTTGCTTTTGCCGTACGAGGCGAGGAAGTAACCGGCGCGGTTTTTGTGCACCCCAGGCCGGACGTGTGCCCCCTGCCCACTCGcagcgccccgctccccctccTCGCCGAGACGGGCAGAATCTACTCCGTGCAGAACATCTTCCAGACCATGTACCTCCTGGGCCAGGTGCTCTTCCACCGTGTCCAGGGCTCCCTGCAAGACGCGACGCCATCCAGGTGACTTCGGCTCGTCCCTGCCGCTCTGCAAGGACCTGCCTTTGCCTGGcggaggcagcagccaggcctgAGCTTCGTAACCCTCATGGGAGCCATGCGGGCGGGATGCTCCCGCACAGCTGCCCCGGTCTCTTCTCCTTGCCTGTTCTTTCGGCTTTGGGTGCCCGGTGCGGTCGGGCTGGGTGCACCCTGCTAACCCAGCTGGGCTGGCACCTCCCGCTTGCCTTAATACCATTCCTCTGGTTGCCCCAAGTGACCTAACATCGCCCGTGACGCTGCTGGGTCTCAGCTGCTCTTCGGTGGTACTTTTTCTGCATGCTCGACGGAGAGAAGTGTGGGAAGGGGATCAAAATCCGGGACAAACGGCCCAATCCCAGATCCTGTCACCACGACACCCTCTCCCGCAGACGCACAGCACCGGTTCTCCTTGAGCAAAACCTCCAGGCAGacggggaggagagggagcatCCATCACCCGCACCACTCTGGCGCATcgttccttccctccccagctggaGCTGCGGGCATTGCCAGGGGATAGCCAGCACACACTGAAAAGCAGGGACATCTTCAAACGTGGCTTTTTTGACAAAGTCTGGCCATGCTATCTGATCGGGTTAGTGGCCGCATAGcaccttctccctcctcctgtcaGCCGTGGAGGAGGTTTAGCCATGGTGCCACGGCAGGAGGTAACTTGTGGAGCCGCTGTAACACAGCGGGGTGAGCCCTGAGCCTCTCCCCAGCTCTCGATCTCCCATTTGAAGCCAGGCGCCGTGGAACACCTCTTCTTGGTGCTTTGCATCGTTTCAAATGCATACAGTGTCTCTTTCGTACCCCCAGCAACAGCAGTAAAAAGTGATTGAGCTGACTTGCTTATGCTGaattttttatgtaaaaaaacccacaactctGGCCTTGGCTGGAGACTGGAATATTTCCATGACAGTGACCTCTTGAAGGGTACGAGTCGTCGGGAGGTAATTTCTAGTCTCTACTGTGAAGGGTGGTCACCTGTGTCAACTGGgatttttcagttaaaagctGCAGAATGTGTCCAGTTTTAATGGCTTTGTGCTGCGGGAGattggattttctttctgttgtggCTTTCATATTATACCATGGCTACGTTATGTGGAGGCATTATctcataaatgtattttcaggcAGGTTCCTTTAATCTCTGCgtgcttttctgtcttctcttcgGTGAGATCAGTATCAGGTTGCAAACAGGAGTAAATTCCCCCCTTCCTGAGGTCCCCAGAGGAGTGGTGTTTGACGCCTGGTAACCCATAGTGTATCAGCGAGTGCCTGTGGGGGACGCTTGGTTTACAGACGAGCTCATGTAACGCTAGCCTATGACGGCAGCAACAACAGACTGAACGTGGCAAGTCGGACGTTTCCCCGTGCATCGACTTTATTCTGTGGCTCGGTGCTGTGGGCCCTGGAGCAAGGTTGTGTCTCCAGGGGTGCTCATCCGTAGCCTCTGCCGGTGCAGCTGCGTGTCCCAGGGGTGGCCCCCGTGTTCGCAGGGGCGGAAGGAGGTGTTGCACGGCTGGGATGCGTATTTACATTTCCAGTAAGATTTGCTATGAGGGCAGAAGGCAACGCTTTCTTGCGGGGGAGTCATGGGAGAGGGCAAATCCTTGTCTCAGCAAACACAGGACCCTTCTCTGCTCGCTGACACACGTGTTCAGATAGGTACCCCCAGCTGGTGGCTGCTTCCCACCAGCCGGCTCCCCACCCGCTGACGTAAATGATACCATCCCTCCAGTTTGGCGTTGGCCATGTGGTCTGTGTTTGCCTGTCTTGCTCTAACTCTGATTTATCCAATCCTCAGTGAGTTCCTCTGGCTGTAGAAAATGGATGCTGGGTAAATACcgtgttttctctctgttggGCCTCTAAAGAAACATAAGCACGTGTTTTTACTCTTGGCTGCTGTAGCAtgtgctgtgtgttttgttgtgatCACCCCGGGGTGCGTGGTGGAGGGGTGTAAAAATGCATGATGGGGGTAAGAAGAAATCAGGAGATGCTGTGCAAGTGCCGTTTCCTCTCTCCTGAAGCTGCATTCAGCTGGCACGACCTGGGCACGCATGCGCTGCCTGCATGGCTCGGCTCCCCGGGGCAGTGCCACGTGTGCAGGAAGATAATTGCACCTCTCGAGCAGCGTTtgcatctctgtttttctcccccagctcccaggaggCTGGCCCAGCCCCGGAAAGCTCCCTGGAGGAGGTCGGCACGGCTGAGATGGCAGCAATGAGAAAGCAGGTGAGAGAGGAGGTGGAGGGCTGCGGGTGTTTTCTGGGAGAGCCAcaagagggtggatgagggcGCTCCAGGGATCTGTTGCTCAGGCTCGATTTGCTGGCGTTGCCAAGCCAGCCCTGGGTGATGCCTCCCACGGAGAAGCAGGGAGAGCTGGCGTGTGTTGACCCACCAAGCTCCTCccctgaggggctgcaggagatggcCAGACCCCCCCCAACCTGCCTTCAGGGAATGGTTCAGGTACTCTTCCGATGGGAAGGACCTTTTCCTGAAGCATCCCCTCGTAGGCTGAGGTAGGGCTGCTAATCCTGCCACGCGGGAGGACCTGAAGGGGGTGGCAGCCCCccatttctccttccctccgTCGCTGTCCCTGCGCCAGCCTCTTGTGCCGTACCGCAGGGCTGCTGATGGC contains these protein-coding regions:
- the FATE1 gene encoding fetal and adult testis-expressed transcript protein isoform X1, with the protein product MWPFWGLDRARCDLLFTEAINQRMQVPSRLKVADSYSPVDEEPAAEDLPPSFRMHIPERISLAEISDAGLRPILLEQQRKVPSVVWHASADSSAQPAAPGEIPFQHVAGRPSSQKRRRLGHNSGRSRRERIPSDYTQLALHSPGQHHERPDVCPLPTRSAPLPLLAETGRIYSVQNIFQTMYLLGQVLFHRVQGSLQDATPSSSQEAGPAPESSLEEVGTAEMAAMRKQLTRISGRLRVLEEQCNAWQQKEALIYSVLISACLVNTWLWLRR
- the FATE1 gene encoding fetal and adult testis-expressed transcript protein isoform X2; translated protein: MWPFWGLDRARCDLLFTEAINQRMQVPSRLKVADSYSPVDEEPAAEDLPPSFRMHIPERISLAEISDAGLRPILLEQQRKVPSVVWHASADSSAQPAAPGEIPFQHVAGRPSSQKRRRLGHNSGRSRRERIPSDYTQLALHSPGQHHERSQEAGPAPESSLEEVGTAEMAAMRKQLTRISGRLRVLEEQCNAWQQKEALIYSVLISACLVNTWLWLRR